In Parus major isolate Abel unplaced genomic scaffold, Parus_major1.1 Scaffold534, whole genome shotgun sequence, the genomic window gttttctccATGGTTTTCCATGGTTTTCCTCAGTTTTATCatgttttcctgtggttttcctttggtttctcCATGGTTTTCCCATGGTTTTCCATGTTTCTTCCATAATTTTCCATGGCTTTCCAtgttttcccatgtttttttcatggttttccCATGGTTCCTCCATGGTATTCCATGGTTTTCCTTGGTTCTCCCATGGTTTCCCGTGGTTTTCCGATGgtttttccatcattttccatgattttccttggttttcccatggttttccatgctttttccatgttttttccatgctttcCCCTCAGCCAGGCCGATTTTCCTGCGGTGTTTGGAAAATTCTCtgattttccttaaaaaatgcagctggaaaatccctttgggtttggctttggtttccctgggaagcagctccagcttttcctgggataTTCTGGAATCCAGAGAAATCCTGGCGGGATCCGGCTGTGCCGACCTGGAAAGGGAGGAGCCAAATTCCCAGATTTAATCCAAATTCcaggatttaattaaaatttatggaTTCAATCCCAATTCCCAGATTTAATCCAATTCCcggatttaattaaaattcccagatgtaattaaaattcatggattttattaaaattccaGGAGTTAATCCAAATTCCCAGATTTAATCCCAATTCCCAGATGTAATCCAAATCATGGATTTAATCCAAATTCCCAGATTTAATCCAAATTCCCAGATTCAATCCTAATTCATTGATTTTATCCCAATTCTAGGATTTAATCCAAATTcacatatttaattaaaattcattgATTTAATCCCAGTTCCAGGATTTAATCCAAATTCCTGGATTTAATTCAAATTCTGAGATTTAATCCAAATTCCCAGATTTAATTCAAATTCCTGGATTCAATCCCAGTTCCCAGATTCAgtccccattccctggggaattTTCCATCCCCCCCAAGGCCTTGGAACAGGAATTtcatccccattcccagagcTCCCGGCGCTCGGAGCCgttaaaattcctgaaaattccAGGATCCATTGgggcttttccttctctccttccatgGAAAGAACGGGAATTTTGGGATTCTCCACGGAATCGTTGGGAAAAATCCAACCTTGGATTCCAGTTCCAATCCCGGAGGAAAGGTTTGGAGCTGGGAATTGGAGTGAGGAACAGAAAagtgggaattttttcccagcGGATATTCCGCTGGAATTCTGCATCCCGGATATCCCAGACAGGCGGAATTTCTCTGGGATCCGTGgtgaaaatgggaatttttcctcgttttctccctttttctggggaataaaaaaggaattttgctctttcccagctctgggatccgGTGGCAGATCCAGGATTGGGATTTATcccaaaaaacagcaaaatcccGGAAGACTCCTGGAATTTCAATTCCCGGGGTTTATCCGtgtctgctcagcagctccaggcgGGATTGAACCCTTTGGAGCTGgaaattcccattcccaaaatcccaaaattccccatTTTTGGCAAAAATTGAAGGGAACCTGGGAATAAATTTGGAATGAAACACCAGGAATgtgaatttctccatggaaaagcTCTGGAATTGCTTCCCGCTGATTCTGAGTGATCAGAACCCTTTGGAGCTGgaaattcccattcccaaaatccccaaattccccaTTTTTGGCAAAAATCGAAGGGAAACTTGGAATAAATTGGGAATAAAGTCAATAAAACTCTGGGAATAAAATTCCAGGAATGTGGATTTGTCCATGGAAAAGCTCTGGAATTGTTTCCTGCTGGTTCTGGGGGGTCAGAACCCTTTGGAGCCGGAAATTCCcgttcccaaaatcccaaaatttgAATCAAAATTGAATCAAAACGTGTCAGAAATTGGGAATAAAGCCAGTGAAAGTCTGGGATTGAAATGCCAGGAGTGTGGATTTATCCATGGAAAAGCTCTGGAATTGCTTCCCGCTGGTTCTGGGGGGTCAGAACCCTTTGGAGCCAgaaattcccattcccaaaatcccaagaTTTGAATCAGAATCGAATCAAAACTTGGAATAAATTGGGAATAAAGCCAATAAAACTTCGGGAttggagctccaggagcgcGGATTTCTCCATGGGGAGGGCGGGCCGCGATTCCCGGGATTCCCGAGCTTTTCCCGGATTTCCGAGCGCGCTGTTCCGCAGGCCGACACCTCGCACCCGCTGACCAAGCACCGGAAAATCGCCTCCTCCTTCCGCGACTCCTCCCTGTTCGACATCTTCACCCTGTCCTGCAGCCTCNNNNNNNNNNNNNNNNNNNNNNNNNNNNNNNNNNNNNNNNNNNNNNNNNNNNNNNNNNNNNNNNNNNNNNNNNNNNNNNNNNNNNNNNNNNNNNNNNNNNNNNNNNNNNNNNNNNNNNNNNNNNNNNNNNNNNNNNNNNNNNNNNNNNNNNNNNNNNNNNNNNNNNNNNNNNNNNNNNNNNNNNNNNNNNNNNNNNNNNNNNNNNNNNNNNNNNNNNNNNNNNNNNNNNNNNNNNNNNNNNNNNNNNNNNNNNNNNNNNNNNNNNNNNNNNNNNNNNNNNNNNNNNNNNNNNNNNNNNNNNNNNNNNNNNNNNNNNNNNNNNNNNNNNNNNNNNNNNNNNNNNNNNNNNNNNNNNNNNNNNNNNNNNNNNNNNNNNNNNNNNNNNNNNNNNNNNNNNNNNNNNNNNNNNNNNNNNNNNNNNNNNNNNNNNNNTCCGCGGGAATATCTTCAGGAATATCCGCGGGAATGTCCGCGGGAATGGCCTCTGGGAATTGGGAATGGTGGTTGGTGGCTCTGGAGGGAATTCCCACCCGGAATTCCAGGATTCTTCCCTGTTCCGTGTCTTCGCGCTGTGCTGCAGCCGCCTCAGACACCGGGGAAAGGGTGGGAATCTCCCTGGGAATCTCTCCTGGGAATCCTGGGAATCTCTCCTGGGAATCCTGGGAATCTCTCCTGGGAATCCTGGGAATCTCTCCTGGGAATCCTGGGAATCTTCCTCGGGAATATCCTCTGGAATATCCATGGGAATATCCTCAGGAATCTCCTCTGGGAATTGGGAATGGCGGTTGTTGGCTCGGGAGGGAATTCCCgcctggaattctgggattcctGCATAATAAGAGTAATAATGACtataataatagtaacaataattgcaaaataataacaataataatatttacaaaattattaataatggCAGCggtgataataataatagtggtaatagtaataatagtaacaataaTTATAAAGTAATAACAATCATGaagacaataataataataaagataataataacaatagtaacaacaacaactaataataattataatagtaatagtaacaATAATAGCAACACTAATTGCAAAATAAGaagaacaataataataatgtgaTAACAGTGGTGATAGTAATagcaataacaataattataaaataataacaatcaTAAAACAATAGtaataaaaacagtaacaataatgataacaaaaataataacagataataatgaataataataattacaatggcagtaataacaataatagtaataataacagGAATAGTAACAATAACAAAgcaaatagtaataataattatagtaataacaataacaataataatagtatcATAACAGTAACAATAGGaccaataataataacaataacaataataatagaagcagataataataaatattaatgacaACCACGGTAATAGTAATAACAGTACTACTAATAATAGTAATGACAACAGCAATAATAATGGTGGTCgcaaagcaacaaaataataacaataacaataattacAATAAGAATAATTGCAATAATtgaataataatagtaataataatagcatAACAATTACAATAGAAATAgtaacaacaataataacaacaataataatagcagATAATAATAAGTAATAATGACTACCATAGTAGTAGTAATAACAgtactactactaataataataatgtcaacagcaataataatagcaataacaaagcaacaaaataataacACTAACAATAATTACAGTAAGAAtagcaataataacaataataaaaataatatgataataatagaaataataacaataataataatagtaacaatGGCAACAATAATGATACTAAtgataataacaataataaaagtaaCATAGTAATAGAAACAATTACAACAATAATAGAAATAatgataacaataataatagcaatattAACaacaataatgataataataacactaaaaaataataaaagtaacataataataataatagaaacaATACtaataataacataataataataaaattgtaacaataataacaataatagcAATTATTagtaacaaaataataataataataataataacaattgCAGTGAGGATTGCAGCAGTGCTAATTAGCGCTAATTGATTTCAGGCATCGGGGAAGGCTCTGAACCTGCACGACGAGAGCCAGCACGGGCTGCTGATGCAGCTGCTGAAACTCACCCACAACTGCCTCAACTTCGACTTCATCGGCACCTCCACCGACGAGTCCTCGGACGACCTGTGCACCGTGCAGATCCCAACCAGCTGGAGATCAGGTGAGACATCCAAATCCtgggaaatcctgggaaatcctgggaaatcCTGTGCACCGTGCAGATCCCAACCAGCTGGAGATCAGGTGAGACATCCAAATCCtgggaaatcctgggaaatcctgggaatgggaaatccTGTGCACCGTGCAGATCCCAACCAGCTGGAGATCAGGTGAGACATCCAAATCCtgggaaatcctgggaaatcctgggaaatcctgggaatgggaaatccTGTGCACCGTGCAGNNNNNNNNNNNNNNNNNNNNNNNNNNNNNNNNNNNNNNNNNNNNNNNNNNNNNNNNNNNNNNNNNNNNNNNNNNNNNNNNNNNNNNNNNNNNNNNNNNNNNNNNNNNNNNNNNNNNNNNNNNNNNNNNNNNNNNNNNNNNNNNNNNNNNNNNNNNNNNNNNNNNNNNNNNNNNNNNNNNNNNNNNNNNNNNNNNNNNNNNNNNNNNNNNNNNNNNNNNNNNNNNNNNNNNNNNNNNNNNNNNNNNNNNNNNNNNNNNNNNNNNNNNNNNNNNNNNNNNNNNNNNNNNNNNNNNNNNNNNNNNNNNNNNNNNNNNNNNNNNNNNNNNNNNNNNNNNNNNNNNNNNNNNNNNNNNNNNNNNNNNNNNNNNNNNNNNNNNNNNNNNNNNNNNNNNNNNNNNNNNNNNNNNNNNNNNNNNNNNNNNNNNNNNNNNNNNNNNNNNNNNNNNNNNNNNNNNNNNNNNNNNNNNNNNNNNNNNNNNNNNNNNNNNNNNNNNNNNNNNNNNNNNNNNNNNNNNNNNNNNNNNNNNNNNNNNNNNNNNNNNNNNNNNNNNNNNNNNNNNNNNNNNNNNNNNNNNNNNNNNNNNNNNNNNNNNNNNNNNNNNNNNNNNNNNNNNNNNNNNNNNNNNNNNNNNNNNNNNNNNNNNNNNNNNNNNNNNNNNNNNNNNNNNNNNNNNNNNNNNNNNNNNNNNNNNNNNNNNNNNNNNNNNNNNNNNNNNNNNNNNNNNNNNNNNNNNNNNNNNNNNNNNNNNNNNNNNCTGGAGATCAGGTGAGACGGGATTCCCGGGGAAAATTCCCGAGAAACACCACATCCTGGGAAATTTCATAAATAAACCTGAATTTTAACTGGGCTCTAATTCAGTCTGGGGggattttatcttttcaaatcccttttccaGTCTTTCACAATCAGGAAAAATGgattaataagaaaaattaggGAATAACTTCCAcatggaaaatgctgaaatccttggaatttttataaataaacatgaGATTAAACTCGGTCCTAATTAATTTTTAGGAGATTTTATCATTTAACATCCCTTTCCCCTTCCACTCTTTCAACTCTGGTTCCACCAAGCAGgagaaattgattttaaataaaaattagggAATCACTTCCACCTGGAAAAGGCTCAAATCCTtggaattttcattaaaaaaccccaaggttAAACTCAGCCCTAATTAATTTGGggagattttaattaatttggggagattttatcttttcaaatcccttttccctcccagtGTTTCACCCCCTGGTTCcacccagcaggaaaaaagggatttaagGAATTTCGGGAATACCTCGGCCCTTTTCCCACATCCCggattttctgcctttcccaggTCTCTGATTCCCTaaatcccatccctgtcctttcctcccagctccGATTCCAGGGAATGCCAAATCCCAGCAGAGATTTTCCGGGATCGCGGCTCTTCCGTGGGACAAATCCAGGCGGATAAAAGCGGGATAAAACCGTGGGAATCTGGGAATGGGGATCCAATCCTGTTTTCTCTTGCAGCTTTCTTGGATTCTTCGACCCTTCAGTTGTTTTTTGACCTTTATCATTCCATCCCTCCTTCGTTCTCTCCTCTGGTGAGTcccagatttcttttccttcgtttttttgggaattttctggGAGATTCCCTGGGAATGTGGAATATCCAGGTGCTGCCGAGGGTTTTGAGGCATCTCCaaggttggattttttttggctggaaTTCCGACCTCCCAGGGATCTCCTGTTTGTTCATTCCCTGGAGGGAATaattcccaatattcccaaaaaattccctaaaaaaGCACAGTGGGAATAGGGAGCAAAGCTGGGAACAACCCAAGGATTGGGATTTCTCCTTCCACCATTCCAAACCCCTTGGGATGAGAGAGCAAAACACAGCTAAAATGGGAAttatttcttctggaaaaatccaaagttggattattttggaaaaatcaaaaattggattatttgttctgaaaaaaataaaaaattggatttttgttctggaaaaataaaaaattggataatttttgctggaaaaaaaatcaaaagttggattattctggaaaaatcaaaaattttatttaatctggaaaaatcaaaaattggagaatttattctggaaaaataaaagttggattatttcttctggaaaaatcaaaaatttgattatttaatctggaaaaatcaaaagttggattattttggaaaaaagtcaaaaattGGATTATTTAAtctggaaaaatcaaaaattggataatttcttctggaaaagccaaaaattagattatttcttctggaaaaataaaatattggatTATTTTATCCGGAAAAATCAAAAATGGGATTATTTCTTatgggaaaaaatcaaaaattggataatttcttctggaaaaataattttaaagaggCCTTTCAGGCATTTATCCCTGAATTAAAGCTCAGTGAAAACAAGGCTGAGTGGGAAGGGCCttcagaaggaatttttccGTGGATATTCCATTTATTCTGGTGGAGAGTTAATTCCTAATCCTGAATTTCCAACCTTAAATATTCAGGAGAGTTTTGAGGGgtgaaaatcctttttttttttcatggaaatgtgAAATTCTTCCCTTGGGATCCACGAGTGGGATCCCAATCCCAGGAAaagtctggatgtggcacttggagcTCTGTACCAGGGTGGGGATCAAAGGTTGGaccttggagggcttttccaacctctgGAATTCCATCATTTAGGGAATTTCCATAATCCTGGGAATTTCCATAATCCTGGGAATTTCCATAATCCTGGGAATTTCCATAATCCTGGGAATTTCCATAATCCTGGGAATTTCCATAATCCCGGGAATTTCCATCATCCTGGGAATTTTGGGCTGGAGTTTTGGGCACTTTGggatttcattttctgtttgggaGCAGCAAACCTCAACAGCCTCTGGTGCCGTGAGGGGAGAATTCCTTCATTTCCTCATTCTCATCCcggttttttggggttttatcccatttttccGTGGCCAGGTTTTATCCTGCTTGGTGCAGATCGCCTCCGTGCGCCGCTCCCTGTTCAACAACGCCGAGCGGGCAAAGTTCCTGTCCCACCTGGTGGACGGAGTCAAGCGGATACTGGAGAACCCCCAGGTGAatattccagctgggaatggaggCTCCGTGTCCTCTCTGTCACGTTTCATCCCAAAAAATTCCCGCTGGTGTCCCCTTGggaaaggggaggagggagcggCCTTGGCCAGATCTTCGCTTTTCCCgcccaagggaggctcctggtGGAGATTGGGAAGGGGATTTGAGGATTGGAAGCGTCCCTGGGAATGcccaaaaaatgggaaatgtggCTGTTCCTGCCCTGGTTTGATTTGGTGGGAGTTTGGATTTGTTCCTGGAGCTGTCTCCAATTCCATGATCCAAGCCcgtggcaggagctgctcctgtaGGAGGAAGTTTTCCATTGGAAGAGGATTTCAAGTCTGGAACNNNNNNNNNNNNNNNNNNNNNNNNNNNNNNNNNNNNNNNNNNNNNNNNNNNNNNNNNNNNNNNNNNNNNNNNNNNNNNNNNNNNNNNNNNNNNNNNNNNNNNNNNNNNNNNNNNNNNNNNNNNNNNNNNNNNNNNNNNNNNNNNNNNNNNNNNNNNNNNNNNNNNNNNNNNNNNNNNNNNNNNNNNNNNNNNNNNNNNNNNNNNNNNNNNNNNNNNNNNNNNNNNNNNNNNNNNNNNNNNNNNNNNNNNNNNNNNNNNNNNNNNNNNNNNNNNNNNNNNNNNNNNNNNNNNNNNNNNNNNNNNNNNNNNNNNNNNNNNNNNNNNNNNNNNNNNNNNNNNNNNNNNNNNNNNNNNNNNNNNNNNNNNNNNNNNNNNNNNNNNNNNNNNNNNNNNNNNNNNNNNNNNNNNNNNNNNNNNNNNNNNNNNNNNNNNNNNNNNNNNNNNNNNNNNNNNNNNNNNNNNNNNNNNNNNNNNNNNNNNNNNNNNNNNNNNNNNNNNNNNNNNNNNNNNNNNNNNNNNNNNNNNNNNNNNNNNNNNNNNNNNNNNNNNNNNNNNNNNNNNNNNNNNNNNNNNNNNNNNNNNNNNNNNNNNNNNNNNNNNNNNNNNNNNNNNNNNNNNNNNNNNNNNNNNNNNNNNNNNNNNNNNNNNNNNNNNNNNNNNNNNNNNNNNNNNNNNNNNNNNNNNNNNNNNNNNNNNNNNNNNNNNNNNNNNNNNNNNNNNNNNNNNNNNNNNNNNNNNNNNNNNNNNNNNNNNNNNNNNNNNNNNNNNNNNNNNNNNNNNNNNNNNNNNNNNNNNNNNNNNNNNNNNNNNNNNNNNNNNNNNNNNNNNNNNNNNNNNNNNNNNNNNNNNNNNNNNNNNNNNNNNNNNNNNNNNNNNNNNNNNNNNNNNNNNNNNNNNNNNNNNNNNNNNNNNNNNNNNNNNNNNNNNNNNNNNNNNNNNNNNNNNNNNNNNNNNNNNNNNNNNNNNNNNNNNNNNNNNNNNNNNNNNNNNNNNNNNNNNNNNNNNNNNNNNNNNNNNNNNNNNNNNNNNNNNNNNNNNNNNNNNNNNNNNNNNNNNNNNNNNNNNNNNNNNNNNNNNNNNNNNNNNNNNNNNNNNNNNNNNNNNNNNNNNNNNNNNNNNNNNNNNNNNNNNNNNNNNNNNNNNNNNNNNNNNNNNNNNNNNNNNNNNNNNNNNNNNNNNNNNNNNNNNNNNNNNNNNNNNNNNNNNNNNNNNNNNNNNNNNNNNNNNNNNNNNNNNNNNNNNNNNNNNNNNNNNNNNNNNNNNNNNNNNNNNNNNNNNNNNNNNNNNNNNNNNNNNNNNNNNNNNNNNNNNNNNNNNNNNNNNNNNNNNNNNNNNNNNNNNNNNNNNNNNNNNNNNNNNNNNNNNNNNNNNNNNNNNNNNNNNNNNNNNNNNNNNNNNNNNN contains:
- the LOC117243808 gene encoding exportin-7-like, with protein sequence MQLLKLTHNCLNFDFIGTSTDESSDDLCTVQIPTSWRSAFLDSSTLQLFFDLYHSIPPSFSPLVLSCLVQIASVRRSLFNNAERAKFLSHLVDGVKRILENPQVNIPAGNGGSVSSLSRFIPKNSRWDGLEDPLEDTGLVQQQLDQLSTIGRCEYEKTCALLVQLFDQAAQSYQELLQSASASPMDLAVQEVPAPWT